A region of Arabidopsis thaliana chromosome 5, partial sequence DNA encodes the following proteins:
- a CDS encoding Cysteine/Histidine-rich C1 domain family protein (Cysteine/Histidine-rich C1 domain family protein; FUNCTIONS IN: zinc ion binding; INVOLVED IN: intracellular signaling pathway; LOCATED IN: intracellular; CONTAINS InterPro DOMAIN/s: Protein kinase C-like, phorbol ester/diacylglycerol binding (InterPro:IPR002219), Zinc finger, C2H2-like (InterPro:IPR015880), DC1 (InterPro:IPR004146), C1-like (InterPro:IPR011424); BEST Arabidopsis thaliana protein match is: Cysteine/Histidine-rich C1 domain family protein (TAIR:AT5G54050.1); Has 35333 Blast hits to 34131 proteins in 2444 species: Archae - 798; Bacteria - 22429; Metazoa - 974; Fungi - 991; Plants - 531; Viruses - 0; Other Eukaryotes - 9610 (source: NCBI BLink).): MSSTDDFVADTTPELMFPFYHHPLSAYDYSSSYILQEKAYCCFMCVYSLFDKEPMLLPDIDYHCTECGLNMHKKCIKRLFLNWPFLCNHVLNIFQNTFTSSDNIDDFSCHFCQSRIKSSFARFTLCNINVDEKCMVELQPPLKISEPKHHKYSLTILLWLVTFICSPCGVEGDHNPYVCLECSLMVHRDCIEDLPRVISINRHDHRISHTFHLGEREGGWECGVCQTMINWVYGAYKCSRCPSYVVHSGCATKKEVWDGLDLEDVPDEEEEIKDPFKVINENGDIVHISHEEHVLRLDENYVTDDANMRCQCCILAINGDPCYRCVECDFILHDACANLPRKKQHLLHKHKLTLSSTCIDGETYCQCKVYDVYTDGFIYKCHHEDCESKYINYDARCSSVLEPFHHDLHQHPLYFTLQSSRRCQACDREIHDDPLNCTVCDDYSLFMRCATLPRKVKHRCDDHFLSLCQGVGNAIGDLWCDICETKTN; this comes from the coding sequence ATGTCTTCTACTGATGATTTCGTTGCAGATACCACGCCTGAACTCATGTTTCCGTTTTATCATCATCCTTTATCAGCCTACGATTATTCATCAAGCTATATTCTTCAAGAGAAGGCATATTGCTGCTTTATGTGTGTTTATTCCCTCTTTGACAAAGAACCCATGCTTTTGCCTGATATCGACTATCACTGTACGGAGTGTGGCTTGAATATGCACAAGAAATGCATCAAGCGCCTTTTCCTCAACTGGCCATTTCTATGCAATCACGTTCTCAATATCTTCCAAAATACTTTCACATCATCTGACAATATAGATGACTTCTCTTGTCATTTTTGTCAAAGTAGGATTAAGTCGTCGTTTGCTCGTTTCACGTTATGCAACATAAACGTGGATGAAAAGTGTATGGTGGAACTGCAACCACCACTCAAAATTTCCGAACCAAAGCACCACAAGTATAGCCTCACCATCTTGTTATGGCTAGTCACCTTCATATGTAGTCCTTGTGGTGTGGAAGGCGATCACAATCCTTATGTATGTCTTGAATGCAGTCTGATGGTTCATAGAGATTGTATTGAGGATCTACCGCGAGTCATAAGCATAAATCGTCATGACCATCGCATTTCTCATACTTTTCATCTTGGTGAAAGAGAAGGAGGTTGGGAGTGTGGAGTTTGTCAAACGATGATTAATTGGGTCTACGGAGCATATAAATGCTCTCGTTGTCCTAGTTATGTCGTTCATTCAGGATGTgctacaaaaaaagaagtgtgGGATGGGTTAGACCTCGAAGATGTGcctgacgaagaagaagaaatcaaagatcCATTCAAGGTAATAAATGAAAACGGAGATATCGTTCATATTAGTCACGAAGAGCATGTTCTCAGATTGGATGAGAATTATGTTACGGATGATGCTAACATGCGTTGTCAGTGTTGCATTCTTGCTATCAACGGTGATCCATGCTACCGATGCGTGGAATGTGACTTCATCCTTCATGATGCATGTGCAAATCTTCCACGGAAGAAGCAACATTTATTGCACAAGCATAAACTCACTCTTTCCTCGACATGTATTGATGGAGAAACATATTGTCAGTGTAAAGTTTATGATGTCTATACGGATGGTTTCATATACAAGTGTCATCATGAAGATTGCGAAAGTAAATATATTAACTATGATGCTCGGTGTAGTTCTGTATTGGAACCGTTTCACCACGATCTGCATCAACATCCCTTATACTTTACCTTGCAAAGTTCGAGACGGTGTCAGGCGTGTGACAGAGAAATACACGATGATCCCTTAAATTGCACGGTCTGTGATGACTACTCTTTATTCATGAGGTGCGCTACTTTACCAAGAAAGGTAAAACACAGGTGTGATGATCATTTTCTATCACTATGTCAAGGTGTGGGAAACGCAATCGGTGACTTATGGTGTGATATTTGTGAGACGAAGACAAACTGA
- a CDS encoding uncharacterized protein (unknown protein; FUNCTIONS IN: molecular_function unknown; INVOLVED IN: biological_process unknown; LOCATED IN: endomembrane system; BEST Arabidopsis thaliana protein match is: unknown protein (TAIR:AT5G27260.1); Has 21 Blast hits to 21 proteins in 2 species: Archae - 0; Bacteria - 0; Metazoa - 0; Fungi - 0; Plants - 21; Viruses - 0; Other Eukaryotes - 0 (source: NCBI BLink).), producing the protein MKTLKGKYVSGVNFLVAAPGLDGIQTQNGLQHHMSYKKFKDETFEEFDDLKMVFEDNIATGGNAIGLGDGTDARTCEIAGKKQTSSIEDFLWMSRKIMKHLRILWTSIKGALQKNFL; encoded by the exons ATGAAGACCTTGAAGGGAAAATACGTAAGTGGTGTGAACTTCTTAGTTGCAGCTCCGGGTTTGGATGGGATCCAAACACAAAACGGTTTACAGCATCATATGAG ttacaaaaaattcaaagatgaAACCtttgaagaatttgatgatcTCAAGATGGTATTTGAGGACAACATAGCAACCGGTGGGAATGCTATTGGATTAGGTGATGGTACGGATGCTCGAACATGTGAAATTGCAGGAAAAAAGCAAACAAGTTCTATTGAAGATTTTCTATGGATGTCGAGGAAGATCATGAAACACCTTCGCATTTTGTGGACATCAATTAAAGGGGCCCTTCAGAAAAACTTCCTGTGA